GATGGCCCAATGTATGATCAGTCGGGAACGGGAGGGTGGAGTTTAAGGTGCCGGCAGGTGTGAAACGCCCCCCTGGGGGGGCAAAAACCACattcaggtcatgtgacaggaaacagaaccCTCCGCCATGTGCACAGGTCCACTGTAGAcaccatttcccagcatgcactctGTCACTTGTGTTGAGTCCCACTCGGGTGAGATTAGAGGAGCCACTGACTGACGCTCATCTGGTTTATTCAGAcgggatcacacacacacacacacacacacacacacacacacacacacacacaggatcaagtagattcaaacagaaaatgtgGCCGCTGAATCCCACAAAGAACTAAAGTTGGAAAACTCTTTGAGTTTGGAGATGGAAGCAGGAATCCCAAACAAAGGTGCAATCCGGAGCGCTCAGGGGCCGAAGTCTCTTAAATCAGGAGGCAGGTGATCATCTGGAGGTGAGATGCAGGTGTGTAgatgaaccaggaagcagccccgcccagcctggaaacagaaggggagggaAAACTCCCAACAGGATCGCCTTTCAAACCTGAtcctgtgtttgtttccttggCCTGTTCCTTCTCCACGTCTCCTCTCCTGGAGAATGAGCGAGGTTCCGGTCATAGTCCTGTTCTTCACACAGACCGTTCCCACAATGGAACCTTTGAACAGGATACTTCAAAGCTATCAAATCAAAAGCTAAAAGAACCTCGTGTGGGCTCCTCCGTGGCCATCAGCAACTGAGGCATTGGTTAATAAAAATGAGCATTTTGTCCAACCCTCAACTGGTCAATGTTCATAAAAGTCAGCTTGACAAACGGCCTCCGTCTCGGGTTGACGTGCAGATAAATTAGAACGGGCGGCCCTTTCTTACCGGACTTATTTATGACTTTGTAAATCGAGGAATGTGTGAGTCCGACATGGCCCAACGTTTCTGTGGGAGAAAACAGGCGAGAAGCTCATTGAGATGGTAATTAAAGCGTTCGAGTGTGCCAAACGCCGGCGAGCGTTCTGTTAGAGCTGGCGTCCAGGTGTGAGCATAACTGCAGCCCTCCCAACTCAATTATCACGGGCTGTGCGTGCGTCTGCAAACCAGTTCTGCAGAAACGGCTCAAAATGATCGAGCACGTCATCATTTCTGGATGATTGTTGCCTGCTGCTAAACTACCGTCGTCCAGAAGACTGATGTTAGCATCAAGCTAACCGTGCTTTGGAACTTCACTTTGTGTGGAGGCAAACACATGTTCGTCGTCAGGTGAACGAataaagttgtgtgtgtgaagtgtctgatctgtcaacacacacacaccttttaaaAACCTTACAAAGGGTTAAAAACAGGCTCTTAAATACCTTCGCCTGCAGTTTGGGCTTATGCAAATGTTCAAATATTGGGATAGAGACTCCTTAAAATGGGAGCATGCAAATATTGGTGTTTTGCAACATTAAAGATATTTTTATTAAGATGTCAGGGGGATATAATCACTTCCTTGTTTAACAACCCTCTTTTACAGTACCGTTCCCACAAGTGGAATCGAGAGGGAAACTAATGTATTTGACAAGAGGAAATGGACTCTTTCAAAAGTGGCCTATAAGTGAGGAGGGAGGGACCTTTGATGCCTTTAAAGGAAACAATGGCGACGCGGGGGGTGGATGCTGACTGATGTGAAGCCTTTCCCCCAGACTGGCCAGATTTAGATGTTTTAATATTAGAAAGCAACAACACACAGCTGCCCAACACAATCAGTGACTtcttcagcagcatcaggacTCAGGAAatgagcatgctgggaaaacaaGCAGAAGGCTCCACGTGCACGACACGGATCCTAAACAATGATGTCGCTGCGTGATCACTCATGGGAAACACTGCAGGGCTctcacgctcacgctcacactcacgctcacacttCACCTGCGACAGCAAAGGCTGCCGAGCGGGactttttaaagaaactctTCAGTCAAATAATCTCAAAGCTCTcagtaacacccccccccccgccaccgaCATCACCGGCATCATGGTCACCGGGGTTGGTTCTGCTTAACCCAGAAAAGCGCTGGCAGCttcctttctgcccccccccccccaggtgttACAGTTGAGCGATGAGTAAACGACGGCTGtttccaggaagtgatgcgaTCTGATGACACACTTTCCCCTTCTTGCGTCTCACCCGCCGCTGCCTTTGTTAACTCTTTGCAGGAGCTTACCTGATCCCGTATCTCATCCTGCTTATATTGATCGGAATCCCTCTGTTCTTCCTGGAACTGGCTGTGGGACAGCGCATTCGCAGGGGCAGCATTGGGGTGTGGAACTATATCAGCCCTCGCCTGGGTGGCATCGGGTTTGCTAGCTGTGTGGTGAGTGTTACATATGTTATTATCAGATAGGCTTGCGTAGCGCTTTGGTAGTGACggccttctcctgctcctctttgtgACCCCTGCAGGTGTGTTTCTTTGTGGCGCTCTACTATAACGTCATCATCAGCTGGAGCTTCTTCTACTTCTCCCAGTCCTTCCAGCAGCCGCTGCCATGGCACGAGTGTCCGCTCATCAAGAACAAGACCTTCACATGTGAGCTCAGTGCCGCCCGTGGTTAACAGCCCTCGTTGGCCTTTTGGCAGGCGGGACATGACAAGTGTGGCGGTTGCCTTCACAGATGTGGAGCCCGAGTGTGAGAAGAGCTCAGCCACCACTTACTACTGGTACCGCAAGACCCTGGACATCTCCGACAACATCAACGAGGGTGGAGGAGTCAACTGGAAGATGACATTGTCCCTGCTGGCCAGCTGGATCCTGGTTTGCCTCGCCATGATCAAGGGAATCAAGTCATCCGGGAAGGTAGTTTTTTGCGTTCCACAGCTTCTTCGCATCTCTTTAAGGCTTTAATCAATGGAACTGGACATTTGTGCTGAGCTAAGCTCAACCAAACTGGCCTGTTAAGTGGGGATGTAGCTAAagaggaggtcatgtgactgtgcaGGATGTGGACGGGCTCATTTTAACTTTAACGAAGCTGTCAGTAGCTGTAGCTAAAGGTCGGCGTTTGTTTGCAGATTGTTTGGCTCCTCCCCCCCTTTCACAGGTGATCTGGCTCTTCTTATATCATGTGACAGGAATTAGCCATTTTACTTCCAAGGTCACAGTCAGGATCACACTAATTGGAAAAATGGTCACACTTTTTAATCTTCCCAGCTTTGATTTTGGTATTATCCACCATTCTCATGTCAGGCCGCCGTTCTGGGACAACAAAATGTGGGGTGGAACCTAAGAGGCTGCGGCCCTGTAGTGCAAAAGCTCCTGATACCAATAATCCAGAGATCTAATCCCCAACTCTGGAGTTCCACTAGGATTTTTATACTGCGTTTAACTCATTAATTGGATTGAGCAGCACATTTCATTCAGATGTTTAGCTGCATTGATGAATCGGCTGCTCCAAACCTGTCGAGAATGTTTGGAGCTAAAACCCAAAAAAGTGTCAGTTGACATTGATATTGATTTACACGCTTCGTGCTGAAGACATCTGTTCTAATACAATCTACTTTCTAACTGAATAAATATTGCCGATATGGAAGCAAAATCAGAGATAAGGTGCATTCCCAGAGCTTCCCAAAGCTTCCCAGGAGCCCTCTACTGTAACCACACAGTTTTCCAGCAACTATCTGAGAGTCTGAAAGGACAAAATGGAGCCAGAGAAAAGATGGATGTCTGTGGTCCACCGGTGTTTTTGAAGTTTAATCAGCGCCGGGTGGCACAAAAGAATATTaatgtcctctctgctgttggCCACAAAAGCCTTCGCCAAAGAATCTCCCCACCACCATCTGCACCCaccccgcgtgtgtgtgtgggtgggcgtGAATGGGGTCGGGCCGTCCGGTTCCCATGGTGACGCGCGCTCTTTCGGCTTGGCTTGATTGTCAAGAGTGTAGGGAAGGGTGGAGGGGTGTGGCGCCatgattggtgtgtgtgtgtgtgtgtgtgtgattcacaTGAGCAGGTGCTAGGATGAGATTGCAGAGCAGCAGACTTGTGCTTTATCGTTACGCCCGCTCGCTTGTTGTGACCACCGATGTGTTCTTAAACATTTCTGGGAGTCTAATCTCTGGGAGTCCTGCAGctggggaggctgaggaggaggcaaAGCCCTGAACCTTGACTCCATCTTCTCCTGACTGTTAAACATGCTGGtggaactggacctggaccctgatGTAGCGCACAGATATAGGGCAGTAAATCTGAACCCAGTGTGCTAAATGAAACAGCGGGTACGAAGGTTTGTTATAATTCTAATGTTTAACTTTATAATCAGGGCCAGTGTTGGTTTTAAGTCACCCTTTACTAGATCCTACGGCGGGTTCCTGCACGCTGCCACGTGCACGCCAGCCTCTGAAGCATCCACGCCATGATTTAATGTTAGCTTCAGTAGTTCGTCGCTCATCAAACACGGAGTTGAAGTCGGGAATTTGCAAATAACTGGCTCACGGCGCCGTCTGTCTAATTAGGGCCACAGCTGGACCGGGGCGGCCAGCAGGGCGGCGACACACAAACGCCACACGTGTTCCCCTCTTCCCTGTTTGGGGAAGCCTTCCTGAGTATTCCGCTGATGTAACGGATGTTTTGTTGGTCTGCAGGTGATGTACTTCAGCTCCTTGTTCCCCTACCTGGTGCTGATCTGCTTCCTGGTGCGCGCTCTGTTCCTGGAGGGCTCCATGGTTGGGATTCGCCACATGTTCACACCCAAGGTATCCGTACAGATCGACCTCCCGCCAGGCTTTGTTTCTGCTGATGCCTCACGTCCCAGTTGgagtcttttcctctgttttagCCCCGCAGCAAAGAAAATCACACATCAGGGCTTCTATTTTTGGAACTTTGAGGATAAAACGCTGTCAGAGCTGTCAGTGAAGCCACTTTGGGGCTAAATTTAGACAAAACCTAATTGATAAAAATAGTTGTGGGTCAAAGAAAAGCTCGGCCGGCGTCTGATGCTGCCGGGGGACTGTGTAATATGTGTCACCGTGGAAACGGTAACGCGGCCTTTATGTGAGCTGCTTCACAGCAGTCTGCCTCGTGAATCTGCCATCAGCCAAGACCTCATGACTTCAAACAccgacagagtgtgtgtgcgcgtgtgtattcGAACAACAACAGCCAGCTCACATTAGCGCACATTTGACTTGCATCTGATTCATTTTTGAGTTTGCCACAGAGGGTGAGAGGACCTCAGTGATTCACGTTATAAAGAGGTCATTTCAAGCAGGGAAGGAGGTTTTCAGCTGAGGCACAAACTCGTCATTGATTTACAGTTTAATTAATTCCCGCCAGTTACTCAGCTACTCGtaataaaacactgaaattCCACCGGAGAATGTTTGACCCAATCTCTGCGGCCAAACGAGGCAACGCCTTAGCTCTGTATCCTTTAATCCCTGAGACCTTATTCCATTtcaaatgttgtgttttcagctgGAGATCATGCTGGAGCCCAAAGTGTGGCGAGACGCCGCCACGCAGGTGTTCTTCGCCCTGGGCCTGGGCTTCGGCGGCGTCATCGCCTTCTCCAGCTACAACAAGCGGGACAACAACTGCCACTTTGACGCCGTCCTGGTGTCTCTCATCAACTTCctcacctccgtgctggccacCCTGGTGGTGTTCGCGGTGCTGGGCTTCAAGGCCAACATCATGAACAACAAGTGTGTCTCAGCGTGAGTGTCTCACCACCTCATCACCATCAGTGCTGCCTGCTGTTGAGGTTGGCGGTCGTGACTCTAGAAACCTTTGCTGCAGGAACATGGAGCGGATCCTGGATTTGCGAGGGACCAGCATTAATGAGAGCATGATCCCCCAGCACATGAACCTCACGCAGGTCACGGCTGAGGAGTACCAGCAACTGTACGAGGCCATCAATGGCTTCCATGGGAGCGGGTTCCAGGAACTGGGCCTGGAATCCTGCAACATTGAGAAGGAGCTCAACAAGGTGGGTGCAGAAGGGATTCTTAACTAGCTTTAACTAGTCTGTTATGTGAGAGCTCCGCTGTCAACCACGACTTTACCTCAGATCACTTGTTACAGCCGGTTACCATGACGACAGGCGTGGGCTGTCAGTCTCAAACTCCGCCCCTTTTCATCACGCtgcttccaccccccccccccttccctttccAGGTGGTCGAAGGCACAGGCCTGGCCTTCATCGCCTTCACGGAGGCCATGACCCATTTCCCAGCCTCCCCCTTCTGGTCCGTCATGTTCTTCCTCATGCTGGTGAACCTGGGTCTGGGCAGCATGTTCGGCACCATCGAGGGCATCCTCACGCCGCTGATGGACACCTGTAAAATCCGCAAGGAACTCCTCACCGGTGAGACTTTGAGGTCTGTTGTGTCCGCGGCCGCAGCCCCTAACTGACCCGTCTGACGCGTCCTTCCTGCCGCAGTGGGAGTCTGTGTCCTGGCCTTCTGCATCGGCATCATCTTTGTCCAGCGCTCAGGGAATTACTACGTGACCATGTTTGACGACTACTCCGCTACACTGCCTCTGCTCATGGTGGTCATCCTGGAGAACGTGGCCGTGGCCTGGGTCTACGGCACCGACAAGTAAGGAACCCAACAGTGGTGAACTGGCGGAGCTCGAAGGGAAAAGgcacaaacttctctaatctctAATTCTCTCTAATTTTGGGCGGCTGCTGTCGTGGAGAACAGCAGCCGCCCAAAATCCTGTCTCGTGATTTATCCGAGGATTAAAATCCATCTCATGATTTCGCGTGAGAACTCACCCCTGgcgctctgcctcctcctcagaTTCTTTGAAGACTTGAAGGACATGTTGGGCTTCACGCCGTaccgctgctact
The nucleotide sequence above comes from Takifugu rubripes chromosome 9, fTakRub1.2, whole genome shotgun sequence. Encoded proteins:
- the slc6a15 gene encoding sodium-dependent neutral amino acid transporter B(0)AT2; protein product: MPKNSKAVKRELDDDVKESVKDLLSNEDACDDSFKKTSLIIANHEVEQKESDVEEGGSDIEAEEERPAWNSKLQYILAQVGFSVGLGNVWRFPYLCQKNGGGAYLIPYLILLILIGIPLFFLELAVGQRIRRGSIGVWNYISPRLGGIGFASCVVCFFVALYYNVIISWSFFYFSQSFQQPLPWHECPLIKNKTFTYVEPECEKSSATTYYWYRKTLDISDNINEGGGVNWKMTLSLLASWILVCLAMIKGIKSSGKVMYFSSLFPYLVLICFLVRALFLEGSMVGIRHMFTPKLEIMLEPKVWRDAATQVFFALGLGFGGVIAFSSYNKRDNNCHFDAVLVSLINFLTSVLATLVVFAVLGFKANIMNNKCVSANMERILDLRGTSINESMIPQHMNLTQVTAEEYQQLYEAINGFHGSGFQELGLESCNIEKELNKVVEGTGLAFIAFTEAMTHFPASPFWSVMFFLMLVNLGLGSMFGTIEGILTPLMDTCKIRKELLTVGVCVLAFCIGIIFVQRSGNYYVTMFDDYSATLPLLMVVILENVAVAWVYGTDKFFEDLKDMLGFTPYRCYYYLWKYITPNLLLILMAASFIQMIMTPTSYNAWIREEGKVKELRYPPWAIVICISLVIMAIMPVPVVFLLRYFNIIKDNSSLSSVSYKKGRIIKESPPPGDDDDTSLIRGTTPSALPLGDIIYSKQSGGGGPDADHVPNGHCTVGYLMVDMQDVPESDL